A window of Bacteroidetes bacterium SB0662_bin_6 genomic DNA:
CCCGCGTGCCGTTGACACGGACATTGTCCCCGACGGTGTGGGCGGATGTCTGGGCAGTGTACTCGATGATCGACCCAGCCTATTCGGATCGACGCACGTTCGGTTTCAACGTCGATATCGGCAACGGTTTCTTTACGCCGGTTCCGACACTGATCCTTTACGCAACCTATACGGCCGGTTTCCTGCCGGCTGTCGTTGCCGGCATTATTGGCGCCATGCTGTTCTGGCAGTGGACGTACGTATCGTCGCTCTACTGGGTCAGTTTCTTTGTGGCCGGAAGCCGGGCCCACATCACCAGGGGCGAGTTTTACATCTATGTAGGCGCCACGAACGCCTTCTGGGTGATATGCCCGTTGTTGGGATTGTACGTCTCCGTGCGCCTGATCCTGGACGGCGCCTACAGCGTGCTGGGCTTTTGATCACCGGTTTAGTACGAATACTCCTCTGACCCCCCGAAAGAACATAGCATCCGGCCTGGCCGACACGTTGCGTGCCGGTCCCTTTGCATCTTTGTTGCACAGGGTCGGACAGGTTGCCGACAGAGAGGGCATCGACGTATGGCTGGTGGGAGGAGCCGTACGGGACATTCTTCTGGACAGGTCCGTCCCGGAACTGGATTTCGTATCGGTTGGACCCGGCAGCGGCATCCGCCTCGCCAAAGCGCTTGCCAAAGAACTCGGCGGACGCACCGTGCATGTGTACAAGACGTATGGAACCGCCGCCATCCGCGTACCCCATCCGGGGATCCATGGAAAATCCGGGGACCGAAAGACGCTTTCCCTGGAATTCGTGGCGGCACGGAAAGAGAGCTACCGCCGCGAATCGAGAAAGCCTGTGGTCGAAGACGGCTCGCTGCTGGATGATCTGCGGCGGCGCGACTTCACGATAAACGCGATGGCGGCCGCCATGAACCCGGATCGTTTCGGAGTGCTGAAGGATCCGTTCAAAGGGCTGGGGGACTTGTCCGAGGAAGTGCTGAAAACCCCTCTCGATCCCGGTGCTACGTTCGAAGACGATCCGCTCCGGATGATCCGGGCCGCACGATTTGCAACCCGACTGCAGTTCCGGATCGAGGCGGAGGCGCTGCATGCCATGAAACGGCAGGCCGGGCGTATCGCCATCGTGAGCGGGGAGCGCATTACGGACGAACTGCAGAAGATCATCTGCGCCGCATGTCCCTCGGTGGGGTTCCGGATTCTTTTAAATGCCGGGCTGCTGAAACACATTCTGCCGGAGCTCACTGCGCTGCAGGGCGTCGAGACCGTGGACGGCCATCGCCACAAAGACAATTTCTTCCATACGCTGCAAGTCCTCGATAACCTCTCGGCGATGACGGCGAACCGGAGCGGCGAGGAGACGTGCTATCTGCGCTGGGCAGCGCTTCTGCACGACATCGGAAAGCCGCGCACCAAACGATTTTCGTCCACCGCCGGATGGACCTTTCACGGGCATGAAGAGGTCGGTGCGAGAATGATTCCCGGCATCTTCAAAAAGCTTCGGCTTCCCTCCGGCGATCCGGTAAAATACGTGCAGAAACTCATCCGGCTGCACCACCGGCCCGTATCCCTTGTGGACGAGGAGGTCACCGATTCCGCCGTCCGGCGGCTCC
This region includes:
- a CDS encoding HD domain-containing protein — its product is MADTLRAGPFASLLHRVGQVADREGIDVWLVGGAVRDILLDRSVPELDFVSVGPGSGIRLAKALAKELGGRTVHVYKTYGTAAIRVPHPGIHGKSGDRKTLSLEFVAARKESYRRESRKPVVEDGSLLDDLRRRDFTINAMAAAMNPDRFGVLKDPFKGLGDLSEEVLKTPLDPGATFEDDPLRMIRAARFATRLQFRIEAEALHAMKRQAGRIAIVSGERITDELQKIICAACPSVGFRILLNAGLLKHILPELTALQGVETVDGHRHKDNFFHTLQVLDNLSAMTANRSGEETCYLRWAALLHDIGKPRTKRFSSTAGWTFHGHEEVGARMIPGIFKKLRLPSGDPVKYVQKLIRLHHRPVSLVDEEVTDSAVRRLLFEAGDDIDDLMTLVRADITSKNPKRVRRYLAAFDHVEDKMRKVEEKDRLRNFRPPVDGREIMQTLGIGESVVVGIIKETIREAILEGDIPNEHDAAFQLMMEIKDDALRRGALFEEFIAQLEGPENAAIGAVKEVVFSGELPEDRAAAWQYLTDIKNSVTARRREENGI